A part of Amycolatopsis lurida genomic DNA contains:
- a CDS encoding NADAR family protein, translating to MVSKVDGVRSLDALRELVHSGAEPEYQLFYGHTPLKSGRINAACLSQWWLAPFVAGGERYPTAEHYMMASKAELFGDHEAAAAIRQAPDPKTAKILGREVTGFDAEVWERHRFDIVIDGNLEKFRQHAEEREFLLSTGDKVIVEASRMDLVWGSGLAREDKNATRPDYWRGQNLLGFALMEVREQLRG from the coding sequence ATGGTGAGCAAGGTCGACGGAGTCCGGAGTCTCGATGCGTTGCGCGAGCTGGTCCACAGCGGCGCGGAGCCCGAGTACCAGCTCTTCTACGGCCACACACCGCTCAAGAGCGGCCGGATCAACGCGGCCTGCCTGAGCCAGTGGTGGCTGGCGCCGTTCGTCGCGGGCGGCGAGCGGTACCCGACGGCCGAGCACTACATGATGGCGAGCAAGGCGGAACTGTTCGGCGATCACGAGGCCGCGGCCGCCATCCGTCAGGCACCGGACCCCAAGACCGCCAAGATCCTCGGCCGCGAGGTCACCGGTTTCGACGCCGAGGTCTGGGAGCGGCACCGCTTCGACATCGTCATCGACGGCAACCTCGAGAAGTTCCGCCAGCACGCCGAAGAGCGCGAGTTCCTGCTGTCCACGGGCGACAAGGTGATCGTCGAGGCGTCCAGGATGGACTTGGTCTGGGGCAGCGGCCTCGCCCGCGAGGACAAGAACGCCACGCGCCCCGACTACTGGCGCGGGCAGAACCTCCTGGGCTTCGCGCTCATGGAGGTCCGGGAGCAGCTGCGCGGCTAG